A stretch of Geomonas oryzisoli DNA encodes these proteins:
- a CDS encoding DUF1294 domain-containing protein encodes MLLLVALAGLDLIPVPLLCAYLLTSLAAFLLYAFDKSAAVRGARRISERTLHLAGLCGGWPGALLAQRALHHKSQKRSFQLVFRFTVLVNSAAVALYAFGRWDG; translated from the coding sequence ATGCTGCTGCTCGTTGCCCTGGCCGGTCTGGACCTTATCCCGGTACCGCTTCTCTGCGCCTACCTGCTGACGAGCCTGGCCGCCTTTTTGTTGTACGCCTTCGACAAGAGTGCCGCCGTGCGGGGAGCGCGCAGGATCTCCGAGCGCACCCTGCACCTGGCCGGGCTGTGCGGCGGGTGGCCGGGCGCGCTCCTGGCGCAACGCGCGCTGCACCACAAGTCGCAAAAACGATCCTTCCAACTGGTGTTCCGCTTCACGGTGCTGGTCAACTCCGCGGCGGTCGCCCTTTACGCCTTCGGGCGGTGGGACGGGTGA